Proteins encoded in a region of the Dasypus novemcinctus isolate mDasNov1 chromosome 24, mDasNov1.1.hap2, whole genome shotgun sequence genome:
- the TTLL9 gene encoding probable tubulin polyglutamylase TTLL9 isoform X3 — protein MDVLRHRPGWVEVKDEGEWDFYWCEVSWLRENFDHTYMDEHVRISHFRNHYELTRKNYMVKNLKRFRKQLEREAGKLEAAKCDFFPKTFEMPCEYHLFVEEFRKNPGITWIMKPVARSQGKGIFLFRKLKDIMDWRKGTAGKKLTSLEAQPARSAVNPSGSHDTRSTDDQRDEIPVENYVAQRYIENPYLIGGRKFDLRVYVLVMSYIPLRAWLYRDGFARFSNTRFTLNSIDDQYVHLTNVAVQKTSPDYHPEKGCKWMLQRFRQYLASKHGPEAVETLFSDMDNIFVKSLQSVQKVIISDKHCFELYGYDILIDQDLKPWLLEVNASPSLTASSQEDYELKTCLLEDTLHVVDMEARLTGREKRVGGFDLMWNDGPVSREEGAPDLSGMGNFVTNTHLGCINDRKKQLRQLFRSLQAQKKASS, from the exons ATGGACGTCCTTCGCCACAGGCCAGGATGGGTGGAAGTGAAAGA cGAAGGGGAGTGGGATTTCTACTGGTGCGAGGTCAGCTGGCTCCGGGAGAACTTCGACCACACCTACATGGATGAGCACGTGCGGATCAGCCACTTCCGAAACCACTATGAG CTGACCCGTAAGAACTACATGGTAAAGAATCTGAAGCGGTTCCGGAAACAGCTGGAACGTGAGGCGGGAAAACTGGAGGCAGCCAAGTGCGACTTCTTCCCCAAAACCTTTGAGATGCCCTGCGAGTACCACCTGTTTGTGGAGGAGTTCCGCAAAAACCCAGGCATCACCTGGATCATGAAGCCT GTAGCCCGATCGCAGGGGAAGGGCATCTTCCTCTTCCGGAAGCTGAAGGACATCATGGACTGGAGGAAG GGCACTGCCGGAAAGAAGCTCACCAGCCTGGAGGCCCAGCCTGCCCGGAGTGCCGTCAACCCCTCTGGCAGCCAC GACACGAGGAGCACCGATGACCAGAGAGACGAGATTCCTGTGGAGAACTACGTAGCTCAGCGTTACATCGAAAATCCCTACCTGATAGGAG GCCGCAAGTTTGACCTGCGCGTCTACGTGCTGGTGATGTCG TACATCCCGCTGCGGGCCTGGCTGTACCGGGATGGCTTCGCGCGATTCTCCAACACCCGCTTCACACTGAACAGCATCGATGACCAGT ATGTTCACCTCACCAATGTCGCTGTGCAGAAGACATCTCCTGACTACCACCCCGAGAAG GGTTGTAAGTGGATGCTCCAGCGCTTCCGGCAGTACCTGGCGTCCAAGCACGGGCCTGAGGCTGTGGAGACGCTCTTTAGCGACATGGACAACATCTTCGTCAAGAGCCTGCAGAGCGTGCAGAAGGTGATCATCAGCGACAAGCACTGCTTCGAGCTGTATGGCTACGACATCCTCATCGACCAGGACCTCAAGCC gTGGCTCCTGGAGGTCAATGCCTCCCCATCACTGACGGCCAGCAGCCAGGAGGACTACGAGCTCAAGACCTGCCTCCTGGAGGACACGCTGCACGTCGTGGACATGGAGGCCAG GCTCACGGGAAGGGAGAAACGAGTTGGGGGCTTTGACCTCATGTGGAACGATGGCCCTGTCAGCAGAGAGGAGGGGGCCCCTGACCTATCAGGCATGGGGAACTTTGTGACCAACACACACCTCG
- the TTLL9 gene encoding probable tubulin polyglutamylase TTLL9 isoform X2 yields MSRQKNQNYKGHGSSKGKEREQRAAIRFKASLVNTLMDVLRHRPGWVEVKDEGEWDFYWCEVSWLRENFDHTYMDEHVRISHFRNHYELTRKNYMVKNLKRFRKQLEREAGKLEAAKCDFFPKTFEMPCEYHLFVEEFRKNPGITWIMKPVARSQGKGIFLFRKLKDIMDWRKGTAGKKLTSLEAQPARSAVNPSGSHDTRSTDDQRDEIPVENYVAQRYIENPYLIGGRKFDLRVYVLVMSYIPLRAWLYRDGFARFSNTRFTLNSIDDQYVHLTNVAVQKTSPDYHPEKGCKWMLQRFRQYLASKHGPEAVETLFSDMDNIFVKSLQSVQKVIISDKHCFELYGYDILIDQDLKPWLLEVNASPSLTASSQEDYELKTCLLEDTLHVVDMEARLTGREKRVGGFDLMWNDGPVSREEGAPDLSGMGNFVTNTHLGCINDRKKQLRQLFRSLQAQKKASS; encoded by the exons AATCAAAATTACAAGGGCCATGGATCATCAAAGGGAAAAGAGCG AGAGCAGAGGGCAGCGATCCGCTTCAAGGCCTCTCTTGTGAACACTCTCATGGACGTCCTTCGCCACAGGCCAGGATGGGTGGAAGTGAAAGA cGAAGGGGAGTGGGATTTCTACTGGTGCGAGGTCAGCTGGCTCCGGGAGAACTTCGACCACACCTACATGGATGAGCACGTGCGGATCAGCCACTTCCGAAACCACTATGAG CTGACCCGTAAGAACTACATGGTAAAGAATCTGAAGCGGTTCCGGAAACAGCTGGAACGTGAGGCGGGAAAACTGGAGGCAGCCAAGTGCGACTTCTTCCCCAAAACCTTTGAGATGCCCTGCGAGTACCACCTGTTTGTGGAGGAGTTCCGCAAAAACCCAGGCATCACCTGGATCATGAAGCCT GTAGCCCGATCGCAGGGGAAGGGCATCTTCCTCTTCCGGAAGCTGAAGGACATCATGGACTGGAGGAAG GGCACTGCCGGAAAGAAGCTCACCAGCCTGGAGGCCCAGCCTGCCCGGAGTGCCGTCAACCCCTCTGGCAGCCAC GACACGAGGAGCACCGATGACCAGAGAGACGAGATTCCTGTGGAGAACTACGTAGCTCAGCGTTACATCGAAAATCCCTACCTGATAGGAG GCCGCAAGTTTGACCTGCGCGTCTACGTGCTGGTGATGTCG TACATCCCGCTGCGGGCCTGGCTGTACCGGGATGGCTTCGCGCGATTCTCCAACACCCGCTTCACACTGAACAGCATCGATGACCAGT ATGTTCACCTCACCAATGTCGCTGTGCAGAAGACATCTCCTGACTACCACCCCGAGAAG GGTTGTAAGTGGATGCTCCAGCGCTTCCGGCAGTACCTGGCGTCCAAGCACGGGCCTGAGGCTGTGGAGACGCTCTTTAGCGACATGGACAACATCTTCGTCAAGAGCCTGCAGAGCGTGCAGAAGGTGATCATCAGCGACAAGCACTGCTTCGAGCTGTATGGCTACGACATCCTCATCGACCAGGACCTCAAGCC gTGGCTCCTGGAGGTCAATGCCTCCCCATCACTGACGGCCAGCAGCCAGGAGGACTACGAGCTCAAGACCTGCCTCCTGGAGGACACGCTGCACGTCGTGGACATGGAGGCCAG GCTCACGGGAAGGGAGAAACGAGTTGGGGGCTTTGACCTCATGTGGAACGATGGCCCTGTCAGCAGAGAGGAGGGGGCCCCTGACCTATCAGGCATGGGGAACTTTGTGACCAACACACACCTCG